From the genome of Paraburkholderia flava, one region includes:
- a CDS encoding TetR/AcrR family transcriptional regulator has protein sequence MPSKATNQNARKKKGQEEAHAKEPVGAATLQARDDSHTFTERGRATMARILTSAVEIFVTEGYGGLSMRKVAVKAGLALSNLQHYFPSREDLLAALINATLEEYSKTYQEIVSDLTLTPVKRLEKTIRVLIEDSKQPLTQGLFVNFWAMAQTQEFARKSMEEGYEFQRHAIGELVAAVNPQLSPSELACRAALITCQIEGLFVLIPQRNRFPSDLKGIEDEAVKAIMAVVTR, from the coding sequence ATGCCATCGAAAGCGACAAATCAGAATGCTCGCAAGAAAAAAGGCCAGGAAGAGGCCCATGCCAAAGAGCCAGTGGGGGCTGCAACCCTGCAAGCTCGCGATGACTCGCACACCTTCACTGAACGCGGCCGCGCCACGATGGCCCGCATTCTGACGAGCGCGGTCGAGATATTCGTCACGGAAGGCTACGGCGGACTGAGCATGCGAAAGGTGGCTGTGAAAGCCGGACTTGCGCTGTCGAATCTGCAGCACTATTTTCCTTCTCGCGAAGATCTTCTGGCGGCGCTCATTAACGCCACGCTCGAGGAATATTCGAAGACCTACCAGGAAATCGTCAGCGACCTCACGCTCACACCGGTCAAGCGGCTGGAAAAAACGATCCGGGTACTGATCGAGGACAGCAAACAACCGTTGACTCAAGGCCTGTTCGTCAACTTCTGGGCGATGGCGCAAACGCAGGAGTTCGCGCGCAAGAGCATGGAAGAGGGATACGAGTTTCAACGCCACGCGATCGGCGAACTGGTTGCGGCAGTGAATCCTCAGTTGTCTCCCTCTGAGCTGGCGTGCCGGGCGGCACTCATCACCTGCCAGATCGAAGGGCTCTTCGTGCTGATACCGCAGCGCAATCGCTTTCCATCGGATTTGAAGGGCATTGAGGACGAGGCGGTGAAAGCCATCATGGCCGTGGTAACCCGTTAG
- a CDS encoding DUF1302 domain-containing protein has product MRSRKFVRHAPFFLAALGTATSNAYGYEFSTGINDLKGSWVTNLTAGAGIRTKDPSCSLTGDPNANGCATAANVNQWGAADNGNLNYRKGQPFSTYIGATSELLFKMPSEGLKFMIRGTGMYDFLAGNTNRTPLSSTASAQVVYNAQLLDLWAQKDFTIGGQVAHVRFGNQVINWGESIYAMGGINATNSIDIQKLLIPGSQLKQALLPAPMLSFAADLSHGFSVENYYQFQWNGNRYPPVGSFWSTTNILGRGMSPLTLSTNNLNAYGPSAGTIAGSGSGNANLINGINSGLVNGAFAGPPYNDIGIPVSWQAPSKYKPQFGLKFNYSPRSFDANFAFYYENYTDKSPVLASLANGTAQWSYLRNRQLFGASANFGLGDWAIGTELSYRPRDAVALTGCYGAGGPLDTNTNGAAGIDCQQWADEKKFQYDINGILALTRSEYPFLKLLGADAAALTWELTWIYYPGVSSSGVTRSIAGQTVTQVPQAGYLPWLNNGSGLGYPIAVAQGTSSSVGATVDFNWTYDGTLIHGWQVTPGMTFVDGLYGYTPTLNANYLQGAKSLNLYVLFNQNPAAWQAGVNYTLFWGGHNTVGQPYADRNFVGMFVTRNF; this is encoded by the coding sequence ATGAGAAGCAGAAAGTTTGTCAGGCATGCTCCGTTTTTTTTGGCTGCTTTGGGAACAGCCACGTCGAACGCGTACGGCTATGAGTTTTCGACAGGCATCAACGATCTCAAGGGCTCGTGGGTCACCAATCTCACGGCCGGCGCGGGCATCCGGACCAAAGATCCGAGCTGCTCGCTCACGGGCGATCCGAATGCCAACGGCTGCGCGACGGCGGCGAACGTCAATCAATGGGGCGCCGCCGACAACGGCAACCTGAATTACCGTAAAGGGCAACCGTTCAGCACGTATATCGGCGCGACCAGCGAGTTGCTGTTCAAGATGCCGAGCGAGGGTCTCAAGTTCATGATTCGCGGCACCGGCATGTACGACTTTCTCGCCGGAAACACGAACAGAACTCCGCTGTCGAGTACTGCCTCCGCGCAGGTCGTGTATAACGCGCAGTTGCTCGATCTGTGGGCTCAGAAAGATTTCACGATCGGCGGGCAGGTGGCGCACGTTCGATTCGGCAATCAGGTGATCAACTGGGGCGAGAGCATCTATGCAATGGGCGGCATCAACGCGACCAACTCGATCGACATTCAGAAGCTGCTGATTCCGGGTTCGCAACTCAAGCAGGCTCTGCTGCCGGCGCCCATGCTGAGCTTTGCCGCAGATTTATCGCACGGCTTCAGTGTTGAAAATTACTACCAGTTCCAATGGAACGGCAATCGCTACCCGCCGGTGGGCTCGTTCTGGTCGACCACCAACATACTGGGCCGCGGCATGAGCCCGCTCACCCTCAGTACCAACAATCTCAATGCGTACGGCCCCAGCGCAGGGACCATTGCGGGGTCGGGCAGCGGCAATGCCAACCTGATCAATGGGATCAACAGCGGACTCGTGAATGGCGCATTTGCCGGGCCGCCCTATAACGATATCGGCATTCCGGTTTCCTGGCAGGCGCCGTCGAAGTACAAGCCCCAGTTCGGCTTGAAATTCAATTATTCGCCGCGTTCCTTCGACGCGAATTTCGCGTTCTATTACGAGAACTATACCGACAAGTCGCCTGTCCTGGCGTCACTGGCCAACGGCACGGCGCAGTGGTCGTATCTTAGGAACCGTCAGCTATTCGGCGCCAGCGCGAATTTCGGGCTCGGCGACTGGGCGATCGGCACCGAGCTGTCGTATCGGCCTCGCGATGCCGTGGCCTTGACGGGGTGTTATGGCGCGGGCGGTCCCCTCGATACCAATACGAATGGCGCGGCGGGTATCGATTGCCAGCAGTGGGCCGACGAGAAGAAGTTTCAGTACGACATCAACGGCATTCTCGCGCTCACCCGTAGCGAGTATCCGTTTCTCAAGCTGCTCGGCGCCGATGCTGCCGCGCTGACCTGGGAGCTCACGTGGATCTACTATCCCGGCGTGAGTTCGAGCGGCGTCACTCGCTCGATCGCGGGACAAACGGTCACGCAGGTGCCGCAGGCCGGCTATCTTCCCTGGCTGAACAACGGCTCGGGATTGGGTTATCCGATCGCCGTGGCGCAGGGCACGTCGAGTTCCGTGGGGGCAACGGTCGATTTCAACTGGACCTACGACGGCACGCTGATCCACGGCTGGCAGGTGACGCCCGGCATGACCTTCGTCGACGGTCTGTACGGTTACACGCCGACGTTGAACGCGAACTACCTGCAGGGCGCGAAGTCGCTGAATCTTTACGTGCTGTTCAACCAGAATCCGGCGGCGTGGCAGGCGGGCGTCAATTACACGCTGTTCTGGGGTGGACACAATACGGTCGGTCAACCGTACGCGGACCGCAATTTCGTCGGGATGTTCGTCACCCGCAACTTCTGA
- a CDS encoding DUF1329 domain-containing protein: MSKTHKIAATSVIATALMVIAGSSIAADDLTPVGAQRAASKDGLVPVFAGRQAPDAGWTYGKFRGDFWKHRNEKPLYQIDALNVDKYANLLSPGQIQLIRQQKGYRMDVYPSHRECQFPESVEQNSAANSAAAKLAANGETIQSAILPGVPFPRPKSGAEAILNYEMRYRGVGIEWPQATTSISPRPGSDAWIDTAGPQLLYFPWGKQGKTSPQEVDQLSLAAYSAATSPAALAGQAFVQRQYFDKEPETFYYFPGQRRVRRMPTYTHDAPLIGYENQYLVDEANMFNGAIDRFNWKLIGKREMIVPYNDFGMYAFNAKLHDIATPNGIAADHRRYEVHRVWVIEATVKPTARHVASKKVFYLDEDSWLALTGEDYDAQGKLWKVRESYPIPVWEMGGTCDNEPLVQYDLLDGRYVFDSSTIGQGKDLRWYEQIDDPRFKPDFFTAESLRSVSER; the protein is encoded by the coding sequence ATGTCTAAAACACACAAAATCGCAGCCACGTCGGTTATCGCGACGGCCTTGATGGTGATCGCGGGATCGTCCATCGCGGCCGACGATCTAACCCCGGTCGGGGCCCAACGCGCGGCGAGCAAGGACGGTCTTGTACCGGTCTTCGCCGGCCGGCAGGCGCCTGACGCCGGCTGGACCTACGGGAAATTCCGCGGAGATTTCTGGAAGCATCGCAACGAGAAGCCGCTGTATCAGATCGACGCGTTGAATGTCGATAAATATGCCAACCTGCTTTCGCCGGGTCAGATCCAGTTGATCAGGCAGCAGAAGGGCTATCGGATGGACGTGTATCCGTCGCACCGCGAATGCCAGTTCCCGGAAAGCGTCGAACAGAATTCGGCGGCCAATTCGGCGGCGGCGAAACTCGCCGCCAATGGCGAGACGATCCAGTCAGCGATTTTGCCGGGTGTGCCGTTTCCACGGCCGAAGAGCGGTGCCGAGGCGATCCTGAACTACGAGATGCGCTACCGGGGGGTGGGTATCGAGTGGCCGCAAGCCACCACGTCCATTTCGCCGCGCCCGGGTAGCGACGCATGGATCGACACGGCCGGCCCGCAACTCCTTTACTTTCCGTGGGGTAAGCAGGGCAAGACCTCGCCGCAGGAAGTCGATCAGCTTAGTCTGGCCGCATACTCGGCCGCGACTTCGCCTGCGGCCCTGGCGGGCCAGGCGTTCGTCCAGCGGCAATATTTCGATAAGGAACCCGAAACATTCTATTACTTTCCCGGGCAGCGGCGCGTGAGACGCATGCCGACCTACACGCACGACGCGCCATTGATCGGTTATGAAAACCAGTATCTGGTCGACGAAGCCAATATGTTCAACGGCGCGATCGACCGCTTCAACTGGAAGCTGATCGGAAAACGCGAAATGATCGTGCCGTACAACGACTTCGGCATGTACGCATTCAACGCGAAGCTGCACGACATCGCGACGCCGAACGGCATCGCCGCGGATCACCGGCGCTACGAGGTGCATCGTGTCTGGGTCATCGAGGCGACCGTTAAGCCGACCGCGCGCCACGTCGCGTCGAAGAAAGTTTTCTATCTGGATGAGGACAGCTGGCTGGCACTCACCGGCGAGGATTACGACGCACAGGGCAAGTTGTGGAAGGTGCGGGAAAGCTATCCGATCCCGGTATGGGAGATGGGCGGCACCTGCGACAACGAACCCCTGGTGCAGTACGACCTGCTGGATGGACGTTACGTATTCGACAGTTCGACCATCGGGCAGGGTAAGGACCTGCGCTGGTACGAGCAGATCGACGATCCCCGCTTCAAGCCGGACTTCTTTACCGCGGAATCGCTGAGGTCGGTCAGCGAGCGGTGA